The following proteins are encoded in a genomic region of Cryptomeria japonica chromosome 11, Sugi_1.0, whole genome shotgun sequence:
- the LOC131860304 gene encoding uncharacterized protein LOC131860304, with the protein MDRNIQRAWPGIEIRHGSVANNRGQNKKALEARWKPLDKGWFKVNFDGAAQSSRNVAGVGFVMWNDSGDLIKCGAKRLRRCTNNEAEVQASLLAVGLARIQGVRNLHLEGDSLIIIQALMNGEIKAWHLQGFIALIKEELNFFENFKISHIRREGN; encoded by the coding sequence ATGGATAGGAATATTCAGAGAGCTTGGCCAGGAATTGAAATTAGGCATGGCTCAGTGGCAAACAACAGGGGGCAGAATAAGAAAGCTTTGGAAGCTCGGTGGAAACCTCTAGATAAGGGTTGGTTTAAAGTAAACTTTGACGGGGCAGCTCAATCTAGCAGAAATGTGGCAGGAGTAGGTTTTGTTATGTGGAATGATTCTGGAGACTTAATTAAGTGTGGAGCTAAAAGACTAAGGAGATGCACGAATAATGAGGCTGAAGTGCAAGCTTCTCTACTAGCAGTTGGATTGGCCAGAATCCAAGGTGTTCGAAATCTCCATCTGGAAGGTGACTCCCTGATTATAATTCAGGCCCTAATGAATGGGGAGATCAAAGCATGGCATTTACAAGGATTTATTGCTTTGATTAAAGAGgagttaaatttttttgaaaatttcaaaattagcCACATCCGAAGAGAAGGCAACTAG